AACTGTAATCTGTAGGGAGAAGATGGAttataaaaaggaaaactgattgtaaatgtttgaaatcataaacaaacacagttcCTACCTGTAAGGATGCCTTAAAAGCCCTCAGTTCCTCACAGGTTGGCTGATGGTGCATTTTTCTGGACATAAACTGCATAACGTTGAGGTGGTAAGGGCTGAAGCATATGATAAAGGTGAGGAGGATGAGTAGAATAATGGTGTTAGCCCTATGATTCCTCCTAGATCGACCAGTTACAGAGTTCTGCTTGGCTGCAGCTCTCAGCTTCAGGTTGATTTTGGCATAGCAGCCTATGATGATAATGAGTGGACCGTAGAAGGAGATGGCACAGGCCAGAAGCAGCAGATAAGGGGTGAAACGGGAGCCATCAAAGTTGAAGTACTCCATACACGTTCGTCTTCCCTGGTGCTCATGCAGCATGCTGCGGAACAACAGAGGAGCTATCTGCAGGGATACCAGAGCCCAGACCAGGCAGCAGACCCAGCGCACCACCCTCACACTCCGCAGACACTGCAGCCGGTGTGGATGCACCATGGCCAGGTATCGGTCCAGACTGATGCAGGTCATGAAGCCAATGCCTGGTGGAGATACAATAAATGTGCAAAAAAGTTCACGTTTATCACAGACAGAACAAAATGTTCTGATATGGAGATATGGTTGCATGTGCGTGCAGATAAAGGCACACTCAAAGATAGATATGGTAGATTATTGGCAACAGAAGCACTGATATTACCTGCATATGTATTTGCAAAGAAGAAAAGTGTGGTCAGTCTGCAGAGAAGGTCACCAAAGGGCCAGTCAAAGTGACGGATGTAGTAGATAATTCTGCCAGGCAGAGCCAGTGTGAACATCGTATCAGAGAGGGCTAGGTTGACCAGATAGATGGAGGTGGAGTTGAACTTCTGCTTCCTCTGACAGATCACATAGAGAACCAAGCTATTTCCACACGCACTGATGATGAAaaccacagtgtagaaaataGGGAAGAGGACCACTGCAGCTTTTTGGtagacaaacacatcacagctgcTCTGGTTTGGAGGGTTTTCAGTTGAGTCCAGGGTGATATTTTCAGCAGCCATCTCACCTGTCATTTTGAGGAAAGAATCACACAGTAAATCTTATATAACTGCAGGCAGGAAACTAGTGCATAAGCAAAGGAGCAAGATACCACTGAACCATAGATAAAGGTCATCATTGTATACTTACAACAAGAGATAGGGCTCCCAGTCTTATGTGCTGTTAGTACTCCTGAGTCTGGTGGCAGTGCCTGTAAATTGAGCTGTGATACTTGAAATACCTCTGAAAAGATTGTATGCATGTTCAAATCCCACCTCTCCTTTTTGACATCACATGTCTGTCAAACCTTGTCATACAGTAGCCCTAGTTGTAGGTTGATGCAGTGTGCACAGTGTACTGTTTTATAGCTTTTCAGTGACAATTCTGAATAAAAGGCCCCTAAATTATAATAGATTACAGCTgactaaataaatacacaaatatgaCTAAATGCAGTTTCCATTTTCAAGAAACAGTCTCATGTATTGTtttaataatacacacacatgtatatattgACACACATGTATTGTTTTAAGGTCTCAGGTGCTCAtctatatatttgtatatttgtcaGTCAGCTGTAAAGGACACTGAACTGCATTAATCTCTCTGAAGGCTCCCATGCAAATCCAGTTTGATACATTTACATGTAGTTTATATAGTACATGTAACACTTTACATGTACTGTGTATGATGATATTTACTTGTATACTGTAGCACACTGTGCCATCTTGGCCCTTTGTCCCTGTCAcatttgctgctgctgcggaCACCTTTCTTCGTGATGAGCATAACTAGCTcaaatgcacactcacacatgtttTTGTTACCACGAAGGACATTGTGCACTGCTAACCACAACTCTAACCAGAAAGTCTTAACACTAAACATTAGTGGTTAACATTTTAACCCCTAGGGAGTGAATCCTCATAATGGGACTGTGAGAGCAAACCTCACAGCACCCACTACGTGGTTATACAAGAGTGCTAcagagtgcttgtgtgtgcgagagagaaaaacagagagatagTGAGAATTAATGTTGCTTCTCTGCATGGATGAAGTATCCATTTCAATATAGCTGCTGTTTAATACATGCATGTGAGAATATCTGACTGGCTCCTGTAGAGGTTAAATGCAAGACTTGCAAATGTCTTTGGACAAAAGCATCTGTAATGTGATTTGCACAGTGGCTACAGTTTAATAAAAGTGGGTGTACTTGGAGCACTGCTGGTAGTGTGTGCACCGTGTTTTTGAGAAAGGTTAGATGAAGTGATAGAGTGTGAGGTTTTGTACAATGTGCCTGTCTCTGAGGTTTCTCAAGTTTGCTCTCTGTGTAGCTGAGGTGAAGGCAGGCAGGCCTGAGGTGGAGCTGATGGAAGATTTTGGAGGAAGCTGAAGTATTGCCGGTGGTGTTGCAATCCTGTGATGTGTGGATGAATCACAACAGTAGTTTGAAGAATGTCACATCTACATATAATCTCAACCACCAACCCcccaaaagattaaaaaatatgtacaatttaaactgaaaaagacA
This region of Pempheris klunzingeri isolate RE-2024b chromosome 10, fPemKlu1.hap1, whole genome shotgun sequence genomic DNA includes:
- the LOC139208865 gene encoding G-protein coupled receptor 183 translates to MTGEMAAENITLDSTENPPNQSSCDVFVYQKAAVVLFPIFYTVVFIISACGNSLVLYVICQRKQKFNSTSIYLVNLALSDTMFTLALPGRIIYYIRHFDWPFGDLLCRLTTLFFFANTYAGIGFMTCISLDRYLAMVHPHRLQCLRSVRVVRWVCCLVWALVSLQIAPLLFRSMLHEHQGRRTCMEYFNFDGSRFTPYLLLLACAISFYGPLIIIIGCYAKINLKLRAAAKQNSVTGRSRRNHRANTIILLILLTFIICFSPYHLNVMQFMSRKMHHQPTCEELRAFKASLQITVSLMNFNCCLDPVIYFFAIKTYKRRVLSLFKDYLYTSGASSKMTAENSSSNT